One Peptococcaceae bacterium genomic window, GCAGGAGAGATCATTGAGCTTCCTATAGCACCAAAAAACCTCATTCAGCTTACAATTCAAGTTGCCATGGGATTAACCCTGTCGCACCTGTCGGGGAAGCCGATTTTCGATTTCGACATCCCGAAGCGACAGTTGTTTGAGCATGCTGTGCTTTATTGCCTGCGGGGGATTGGTCTTACCAGCGAAGCAATTGAAAAATACTACCAGCCAAAAAAACTGCAGGCTGTGGTAAAGCGTTTACATAAGCTAGATTAATAATTGTTTTTCTAAAGCAGCTGGGCGCATGCGGATCAACGGGCCGGCCGCGATGCCTTGGGAGGCTGTTTTTATAACAACCCACTTGCCCTTGGCACCGATACGGCCCGCAAGATCATTGCCGCCGTCAAGGCGAAGAGTCTATTGGCAGCAGGCAATTTTTATTTATCTGATGCCGCACGCGCCACACTAACGCCCCTTTGATGAAGAGGCAACACTGGCTTTAAAAACCGCAATTATCTTTCATGGGCATATTTAGTCATTGTGATCTTTGTGCAGTAAATTTGATAGAAACACCAAGAAGTCACCCAACAGGATATAACACAGCACCATCAAACCAAACGCCATGCAGCCGAAGAAAGGATACTTGGGAATGCCGTAAACCGTACTTATTTCTTTGACCTTATATATATACGCGGTCTGAAGCACAGCGGCATAAACAAACAGACAATACAGCAAAAATGTTACTATTGAGCTTAAAAGGTCAAGGAATGAACGCCATTTCTCAGGCAGCCGGTTATACAGAAACTTTACGGCTATGTTACCTTTGATAGCCTGTATATGCCCTATTGAGAAAAAAACGATTATAACCATTGCAAACTCCACTAGTTCAACTGAACCAGCTATTCCTGTGCCGAAATACCGCAGGACAATGTTTACTACGGTTATCAACATGCACACCAACAGAAAACCGGTTCCTACCTTCGAGACAAAACCTGAGGCTATTAAGCCGCTTTTTTGGAGTTTAAGGGCAATCTCTCTAAACAAAGCATAACCCCCTACCGTCAGGCTATTGGCAAGCTATTTGCCGGCATAGTTCTCGATCGCCTTCTGCACTTCTTCCAATACAGCTTTCCCGGGCAGGTTCTGGCCTTCCTTATCTTTGATCCATTTTTCCCAGATCGCTTCTTTTGCCACTTGCTTCCACCGTTTTTCTTCTTCAGGGGTGAGTTCGAGATAAGTTTTCTCCTTATTATCCTTTATCTCTTTTATGACCGTGTCTTCCGCCTGCTGCATAGGCTTGGCGAAAACAGAGGCTCCATAAACACCGCCGCATTCCTCAAAGGCTTTCTTGGCGACATCAGGCAAGGATTCCCAGGTCTTTTTGTTCATGGCGACCCAGCGCACGCCAATCGAAAACCTGACATTGGTGTGATATTTTGAAACCTCCGCATAGCGGAAATTTTTTGTAGCCGCCCACGGCATGATGTAAGCATTGACAACGCCCCTTTGCATGCCTTCGTAAATATCGGGCGCTGATAATGACGCGGGCAAGGCGCCGGCCTGTTTTAGGAAGTTTATCATATTGAGGGGTATAGTAGCGATTTTAAGCCCTTTAAGATCTTCCAGGGTGCGAATTGGCTTATTGCTTCCGATGTCCACATTTGGGGTTGTGGAATACATGAGAAGCACTTTTGCTTCCGAGAATTCCTTTTTAATGTAGTCCGTATTATTGTAAAGGTCCCACAGCACCTTATAGGCTTGTTCCACGCTGCTGAAGCCCAAGAAAGGCAATTCGGCCGCCTCGGTCATTGGAAAGCGTCCTGGATAATAGGCGGTGGCAATCCAGCCAATATCGGACACACCGCCGATTAACGCATCATAGGAATCCTTGGTCTTCGCCAACGTTTCCGCAGGGTAGATTGTGATCTTCACCGTACCCTGAGCCTTTTCTTCCACCAGCTTTGCCCACTCTTGCGCCCCCAAATGCGTTGAACCTGTCGTTGGGTCATGGTGGCTGAATTTCAACTCGATCACTTGCGGCTTGCTCGCCGTGGACTGAGACTGGGCCTTGTCGCCTGATGATTTTGAGGTGCATCCGCCCAGCGCGACAAAGAGCAGGCCAATAACAATTAATACTACCACAACAACCAGCGGCTTCTTTTTGAACATTATTACTCGCCCTCCTCTAAAGCTTAATTGTTCTCCCTAAACACTTAACGCCTTCTTTAATCTTGAACCTTCGGTAACGCTTGCCCCCCTTCATGTTAGACTTAAATATAACGCTGCCCGCTTTGATGTCTTGCAATTAATACACTGACATCGGCAGGCTATAATATGCAACCCTTTTCATTGCTTCATCGCGTGAGGTATCCATAAGGCCAATTGCGGGAAGAATACCAGCACGACAAGAAAGATGACCATGGTCGCCACATAGGGGATGACCTTCTGGTAGATTGTTTCCAGCTTTACGTCCTCCGAAATGCTTTGAACGACAAAAAGATTCATGCCTACCGGCGGGGTGATCAGACCCGCCTCCGCGCAGGCGATAACCAGCACCCCGAACCAAATGGGATCAAGACCCAGCTTCACGATGATCGGGAAGAAAATAGGTACAGTAACAAACAGCATTGCCAGGCTGTCCATAAAGCACCCTAAAATTATATAAACCAGCGCGATAAATAAGGCGATGGTAGTAGGAGAAGCCTGAATGCCGCCAATGAATTCTGCGAGCATCATCGGCCAACGCGACAAGGACATGAAATAGCTGAAAATCATGGCGCCAATGAATATAGTAAAGGCGACGCCGGAAACCCTGCCTGTTTCCACTAGGCAGTTAATGAATTTTTTCCAAGTGAAATTCCTGTTTAACAAGCTGTACATCAGCGTCAAAAACGCGCCGGCCGCCGCGCCTTCTGTGGCCGTGAAAACGCCAAGGTATATACCGCCCATGCTAACCAGAAATATTATCACCACGCCCATAATTTCCTTAATAGCCAGCACCTTTTCCTTAAAACTGTGCCGCGGGCCGGGAGGGGCCAAATCGGGGTAACGGTAGGCGATGAGGAAAGCCGTTATCATATACATAAAGGCGAGGGTAAAACCTGGAATGAAAAGGGCTAAAACGACTTTTGCAATGCTCTGTTCAGTAAGGATGCCGTAAATCACTGCAACCACGCTGGGCGGAATGAAACTGCCCAGGCTGCCGCCGGCTACAACGGTGGCAGCGGCAAAACCGCTTTCATAACGGAACCTGCGCATCTCCGGCAAGACAACTTTGCCCATGGCACCCGCCGTGGCAGGGCTGGAACCGGTTATGGCGGCAAAAAGACTGCAAGCGAGAATAGTGGCGATCGCCAATCCGCCTCTCCAATGACCAATGCACTTATAAAAAGCATTGTACAGGCTTTTGGTGATCCCGCCCATCAAGGCAAACTCGCCCATCAGCACAAAAAGAGGGATAACGCTTAAACTATATGCCGCTGTCGTTGTGTAAGGCACAGTCTTAAGAATGCTAAGTGCGGCTCCGGGATGCACAAGTATTGCAATACCGGTAACACCCACCAAGGCCATGACAAAACCGACAGGTATGTTCAGAAACATCAGGAACAACATGATGATAATTCCTAAGGTTCCTATGAATTCATTGGTCATATAAGCTCTCTTCCCTTTCACTTGGAGTGATTTGACCGACCAGGGCGCGCAAAGGCATTTTGACAATTGATCGATTTATTATTCTTTTCTTTATTCTTTTCTTTTTTTGACAAGAAAGCTACAGACACATCCCATTGTCGATTACCAGATACTGCCCGGTGACCGCTTTGGACTCATCACAGGCAAAGAACAGAATTGCCTTAGCCTGGTCTATCGGCTCGGTTTTAGGCAGCGAGAAGTCATAGTGCCTCCTGGTGATTTCCATCATTCCCTTGTCAAAATGCTCCAACGCCTCCGGCGAATTGAAAGCCGTGGGTGTCCTGCCGGGGCAGACGGCGTTGCAGCGAATGCCGCTGCCGGCATATTGAATCGCTATGTTTTTCGTGAGGGAAATAACCGCGGCTTTTGAGGCGGAGTAGGCGGCGCCCGAGTTGCCGTATACCCCGGCAATTGAGGAAACATTGACTATGACGCCGGCGCCCTGTTTCTCCATATATCTCAATGCCGCCCTGCACATGTAAAACACTCCTGTCTGATTGACCGCAATGACCTTCTCCCAGATCTCATCGGTGGTGTTGACGGTAGACCTGTTCTGGTCAGTAATCCCGGCGTTATTCACCAATATGTCAATTCTGCCATACTCGTTAACGGTAGACGAAACCGCCTTTTCGCACCCTTCCAGAGTGCCGACATCGGCAACTATATAAAAGGCTTTCCCGCCCTCGGCCTCTATCTCTTCCTTAACCCTCAGAAGCGTGTTTTCCCTGCGGGCAACAAGCCCTACTACTGCCCCTTCGCTGGCAAAAAGCTTGGCCGTAGTTTCTCCGATGCCTGAACCGGCACCCGTGATCAGCGCCACTTTCCCCTCTACTCTTCTCATAAATCTCCCCTCTGGTCTAGAGAAATCTGCCGTTGTCCGAGACCAGGCATTGACCTGTGATAGCTTTGGACTCATCGCAGGCAAAAAACAGGATCACTTTTGCCTGGTCTTCAGGCTGAACCGGTTGGATGGTCTTATCAAAATGCTTGCCCGCCGCCTTCATCATGTCGCTGTCAAATTCATCCCTGTTTCCCAACGCAAGCAGCGGTGTGACTGTAGTGCCGGGACAGACTGCATTGCACCTGATACCCCTGCCCGCATACTGCATGGCAATATTTTTGGTCAAGCCTATTACGCCTGCCTTGGCGGCAGAATAGCTCGCGCCTGCGCACCCATAAACGCCGCCAACGGAAGAGACATTGACAATCACCCCTCCTTTGCCGGCCATATGACGGACAGCAGCCCGGCAGATGTAAAATGTTCCTGTGAGGTTGACCTCCAGAACCCTCTTCCAGTGCTCATCACTGGTATTGATCGTTCCCATAAACATGTCGCCAATACCTGCATTGTTGACGACCACATCTATCCGGCCCCAGGTCTCAGCGGTTTGTTCCATCACCCGCTCGCAGTCTTCCGGAAAACATATGTTTGCTTTTAACCCAATCGCCTCGCCTCCCTGTG contains:
- a CDS encoding TRAP transporter small permease, whose product is MFREIALKLQKSGLIASGFVSKVGTGFLLVCMLITVVNIVLRYFGTGIAGSVELVEFAMVIIVFFSIGHIQAIKGNIAVKFLYNRLPEKWRSFLDLLSSIVTFLLYCLFVYAAVLQTAYIYKVKEISTVYGIPKYPFFGCMAFGLMVLCYILLGDFLVFLSNLLHKDHND
- a CDS encoding SDR family oxidoreductase; protein product: MRRVEGKVALITGAGSGIGETTAKLFASEGAVVGLVARRENTLLRVKEEIEAEGGKAFYIVADVGTLEGCEKAVSSTVNEYGRIDILVNNAGITDQNRSTVNTTDEIWEKVIAVNQTGVFYMCRAALRYMEKQGAGVIVNVSSIAGVYGNSGAAYSASKAAVISLTKNIAIQYAGSGIRCNAVCPGRTPTAFNSPEALEHFDKGMMEITRRHYDFSLPKTEPIDQAKAILFFACDESKAVTGQYLVIDNGMCL
- a CDS encoding SDR family oxidoreductase, which codes for MNRLREKVCIITGAGSGIGKATAEVFIREGARVAVVDVDKAAMEGTVALLKSQGGEAIGLKANICFPEDCERVMEQTAETWGRIDVVVNNAGIGDMFMGTINTSDEHWKRVLEVNLTGTFYICRAAVRHMAGKGGVIVNVSSVGGVYGCAGASYSAAKAGVIGLTKNIAMQYAGRGIRCNAVCPGTTVTPLLALGNRDEFDSDMMKAAGKHFDKTIQPVQPEDQAKVILFFACDESKAITGQCLVSDNGRFL
- a CDS encoding TRAP transporter substrate-binding protein; amino-acid sequence: MFKKKPLVVVVVLIVIGLLFVALGGCTSKSSGDKAQSQSTASKPQVIELKFSHHDPTTGSTHLGAQEWAKLVEEKAQGTVKITIYPAETLAKTKDSYDALIGGVSDIGWIATAYYPGRFPMTEAAELPFLGFSSVEQAYKVLWDLYNNTDYIKKEFSEAKVLLMYSTTPNVDIGSNKPIRTLEDLKGLKIATIPLNMINFLKQAGALPASLSAPDIYEGMQRGVVNAYIMPWAATKNFRYAEVSKYHTNVRFSIGVRWVAMNKKTWESLPDVAKKAFEECGGVYGASVFAKPMQQAEDTVIKEIKDNKEKTYLELTPEEEKRWKQVAKEAIWEKWIKDKEGQNLPGKAVLEEVQKAIENYAGK
- a CDS encoding TRAP transporter large permease encodes the protein MTNEFIGTLGIIIMLFLMFLNIPVGFVMALVGVTGIAILVHPGAALSILKTVPYTTTAAYSLSVIPLFVLMGEFALMGGITKSLYNAFYKCIGHWRGGLAIATILACSLFAAITGSSPATAGAMGKVVLPEMRRFRYESGFAAATVVAGGSLGSFIPPSVVAVIYGILTEQSIAKVVLALFIPGFTLAFMYMITAFLIAYRYPDLAPPGPRHSFKEKVLAIKEIMGVVIIFLVSMGGIYLGVFTATEGAAAGAFLTLMYSLLNRNFTWKKFINCLVETGRVSGVAFTIFIGAMIFSYFMSLSRWPMMLAEFIGGIQASPTTIALFIALVYIILGCFMDSLAMLFVTVPIFFPIIVKLGLDPIWFGVLVIACAEAGLITPPVGMNLFVVQSISEDVKLETIYQKVIPYVATMVIFLVVLVFFPQLALWIPHAMKQ